The DNA region TGATTTAGTTTCAGAAAACAAGAAACGACAGTATCTGTCAAATTCGTAAACATCAAGCATGATTTTCCTGGCTTTATAGTTTACCTGAAagatctttttagttatatagtACCAAGGCTTTATGCACACAAGTTTATCCTAAGCTTTAACatagttatttaataaaaattaagttactgagctggggttgtggcttagtggtagagtgcttgcctagcatatatgaggcactgggcttaattctcagcactgcatatgaataaataaaaaataaaggtattttgtccatctacaactaaaaattttaaaaaatatatcatgagAGGGGGGCTACAATAATTGTTTACCTTTATAGAGCTCACAGAATGACCTATTGAGAACAATCCTATAATAGCTGTAAAAGAAGATTTTCTTACAGCTATTTCTGCCATGTCTATGACAACAAAGTAAAATAACCTTACAAAGGACCAAAACAAGGTCACTCTTGTGAAGAGCTCTTACTAGTGTCAAAATGTCTTCCTCGGTCTTACATATGgggaataaaacataaaaggtaaATATCTGTAAATCTACAGTGACCACTGTTCAATTACAACATTTAAAATGTTGTTGTCTGTTTCATATTTGCTCTACCTCTAGTTTTTACACCCACCAAAGAGGtactttcctattttcatcctATAAAAGTGTTACTGACATTCCTTACCAGGTTCATTTGTCATGGCTGACCACGTGAGGTACAGGGTATAGAGCGTGATGACAGAGGACTGTAGGAGGCCGGAACGAGGCTGATGTTCCTagggaataaaaaggaaaactgcCAAAGGGATTGCAAGGTCTCTCTTTCTAAAAGCCAATGTGCTTCCCTGCGATTTGCTGAATTGTTAGTAGCTGAGAACCTATTAATTTTGCTTGACAGTTGAAAGTGGACAAGTAACCTGTCAATCCGAGTTTGTTtgcaaaagaattaagaaatataaaacatctaCTGACTCTCAAGGCATTCTTTGATCCTGAAAATTCCTGTACATCACACAACAGTTTTGATTGTTTAGTCCCTTGGTGTAATAGGAAGAGTCTCAGCTCAGCTCTGTTACTAATCAGTGAGGTAATCCATCGCTtctttcactgagctatatcccaagcctttttgttttttattttgaggcagggtctcactaagttgcccaggctggccttgaacttatgatcttccgcCTCCCAGGTTACAGTTTTCTCACTTTTAACCCAGAAGTGAAGATTAGATGTCTTTTAATATCTAAAAccgcaatgatttttttttaatcatgatgCTGGGGaaggaactcagggctttgtgcatatgaggcaagcattctaccaactgagctatatccccagcacagCACGGTTCTTAATGTTTTCCCATCAGAACAAGCACAATGTCTCTACACTTAAGTTATTCTAAGATATAGCCAATCTTcactaccactgaggtacatatTAACCctgtataatgtttaaaaaatgaccCTCAAGAGCataaatctttgtttttaatattaaagttaACTATTTCTCCTAAAATATGTTAACTAATGACTCAATGATTCCCAAGACTTACATAGTTTTAGAAGATCTATAAATTCTCAAGttcctcagctttttttttaaatgaaagggaaATTAATCATGACAGAGGCTCTCAATAACataatatggaaaaatatctAAAAGGGTAACTCAGACATAAATTCACTAAAGGGTTACTAAGTTTTTGAAATTAGTGTTAATTAAAAACTGTTcacagggccaggcatggtgaaatcccagcagctcaggagctgagacagacaggaggattttaagttcaaggccagcctcaacaacttggagagaccctatgaaactcagtgagactctgtctcaaaataaaaattaaaaaagggatgtagatgtggctcagtggttaagccccactgggttccatccttggtttacaaacacaaaaacaaaatcttttcacAGCAAGAAGAAGCAAAAAACAACCATACCTGAATTTTTGGGTGGATCGATATAATGGAAACTACAATGCAGAGAATCAGATTAATACTGATGAAGAACTTGTTTTCTGTGCAGCCATCTGGTTTTGTGTAGTATGTGTAGAATAACCCAACAACGATGATTGACATGACATAGAAAAAGGTTGTAACAGAGAGTAAAGctggaaaaagagaaacaaatataaatatccaCGATTCTCAGAAAACTTCTACAATGAAgacctatttcttttttatactatataaaaatgaagatgtatTAAATTACCCACCCTCATGGTGGTCAAGAATTTATAACAAAATTTCAGAAGCCCCAAGGTTAGTTTCGGGTTGTGTTGGCTCCATGTTAATTTCTAAAACCCAAGAAGCAAGTGAATTCACTTCCTGAATTATCTAATTTGGTTTCATTGCCTAGATTACCAGATATTTGGTCATTCCAGTTGGAGTAAACTGCTAATTTGTCTGTTAAATAAGGAGTTCCAGAAGCTTTACATAGCTTAGATGATTCCTGGGCCCTCAAAATGGCACAATTCATAGGAAGCAATATGCCAGGAGGTGAGAGGGGTAAATAAAACAGGCAtctttttataatagtttttctTCTGTGGCCACTGGCTACCCAAAACTGTTTCCGATCACAATGAGAAAGTAGATCATTTGCTATTTCCAAATATCTACATGAATGCATCTTTCTAGTCAAAAGGTTAACcaaaaattaattacttaattctGAAATTAAGAAACACGAAGAGACTGTACAGTACACCAAGTAAACCTGTGTTCAATTTGAAGCAAAGACTTACGAGAGAAAATTGGTTTCAACTTATCTGGATGGATTTCACACgtttaaaattaaactttctaCATTAGGTCACCAGCACAGTTCTTAATGTTTTTCCATCAGAATAGGAATAAATTTCTCTATACTTAGCTACTCTTAAGGTAGGTACAGTCAATCTTCAACTCATTAAATTCTTCTAGAGTTATATGATccaaaatgaattatataaaaattttctaaattaaaaaaaaaaaaaagtatacctgggtatggtggcacacacctgtaatcacagttaCTCAGAAGGCTGGGTCAGGAAGGactataagtttgaggccagtctgagaaactcagagagaacctgtctcaaaaaatttaaaagggtgcATAGaggggcttgcctagcatgtacaaaggcctgggttcaatccccactactgccccaccctctccaaaagaaggaattacagaaaacagaatagataaaaaaataaatttttactagaaTGAAGTAAAGAAGTTTAGGAGTTCCCAGCCCAACATGATGAATgatacagaaaaatttttaaatctttttctaaaaaaaaaatagtacttcaAGTGACTAAGAATAgggtaaagaataaataaattttggtatACTGTGCCATGGAATACCAAAGAATTATATGGATATTATTCCATGCAGCTATTAAATAAATACTATACATACATAGCATATATAATCCTGTTTATATTTAAACACAAAAATGTATGTTGCATTAATACATAACTGTTAGATAATAGTGGCTACATCTAGAATAGAAAATGGATTGCAGACAAGCAGGGAATTGCATGTTCTGTcctttataaatctttttttctttctcttttgcagtgctaaggattgagccTGGGGCATGCAagaaggcactctaccactgagctatatccctactcTTGCTCTTTATCAATTTCTATCACTTGTGTTTATGGTGAATACAGTATTACTttcctttacacacacacacacacacacacacacaatttgtgagtgtatgtgtgtgtaaatacttctaaaataagccaaataagtgaaatgaaaaaaCTGAGCAATTTGTATATGCACTAAAAGCATTTAAAACTCTTATGCACGTTGATCCTTCTCCTCCTGGAATTTTAGCCTAAGGAAACAATCAGAAATGTAATCAAACATATTAGGTATTTACTTCTgtaccataagccaaaataagtTCACAAGCTATTTCTAAGTTCAAAAAAGCCAAATTATAAACCATTTACATGCACaatacattaagaaaataaacaaaaccatgtTACACACATTTGAATTTCATACACaaaaaatatgcatgtacatgtaaaaaaaaaagactaatatgTTAACAGTGAATAATTATTATTAGATAGTTGGACTACgggaaatttgttttctctttcagtaCTGGTGATTAACTTTTAACTTACACGTCATAAGCACATACTTCTCCTGTGAGCTACACTCCCACACcttgagaatttttcttttcttttcacccttatttgtttttatataatgctgaggatcgaacccagtgcctcacacgtggtaggcaagtgctctaccactgagccacaaccatagccccGAGTTTTTCTTTTGTGACAGATCTCTGTTTTCCAAGTTCTTGACACAGCATCTATTATTTATAATGGGGGATGGGATTGGGAATGAGAAGTctcaactgttattttaaaaatgcaataaagcCTAATAAACAGAAGGCTACAAAGCCCCTCCCCATTATTAAATAGGCTTTAAATTCTATTCCCTACCTAGAAATGTGAAGTGTTCTTTTCCCACCAGAAAGCTTTCACAAGAGGTGTGGGGTCACACTCTGAATAAAGCAGTTACCCCTATCCACTTGAGGTATATGGGCAGCTGTCCCAAATGTAGAACCTACCTGATTTCCCTGTCCCTTGAAACAGGTTTGCCCAAACCAGGAGTACATCACTAAATATTTTCCTTATCTAAACACAGGTAGTTATAttataaatctcaaaataaattggCTCAGAGAATCCAgtgatttaaaatatctttgctaTTCCCTTCTGGAAACCCAACtggaaaattttagtttttttaaaaagcagctctATATTGGAGTTTATACATTTAATCACTGGAGATTTTATTGCACACTCTGTTTAATGCAGCAGCATGCTGTCAGAGGTGAGTTTAGCTACTTACCGGCATACCAGACCCTTGGGTTTCCTTCTTCCATACGACTCACCCATGATTCATTCCAAGAGTGGGCAAAGTCTACCAAGAGTACCAGCTGGATGAGGATGAAGAAAGCAGCCCCCACCATGCCGAAAACAAACCAGactacaaaccaaaggaatggagtTATTCTTTCCCACAGGAGGAACACTTCAGAATTACTTTCAACATTCTGAACAGATTTCAATAGACATAGTTAAGACATTCTGGCCCCAGCAGTATAGCAATACTACTACAATTCCAAACTCAAATAGCATTCTCTGAGCAGTGTTCTATTAGGTTCAGaccttttaaaacttgttttagcTTGTGCCAAGGGAGCCAAGGGTCTGACATTCCAACTGGTTCTATATAAGTCCTTTCCTTTACTTTTATGGGTGGGAGATTGCAACAGAAATCCTCAAATATTACTTGATGCCATGTTAAGGAAGCAGATTACAAATGAGATAATGGAATAGAAGAGTTATAAGTCCTCACATTGACAAGGTTTCTGATtaactttattttgccaagtaaGATTATATGCTATCAAAATATTACCAAAAGATTAGCATATGGTTCCCAAAAAGCTGAGAACAGGCTGAATGCCTCCTGGATTTAATCAATCACTGTTGTAATATTAGTATATCATCTCAGTTAATGGCTGGTTCTGCAAAATCATTAAGGAAAGTGTAGCTCTAAGTCAATCATCTATAAAACTGTACATCTTATAACTAACCCAACAGTAGTGAGCCATACCTGAAGTGAAAGAGCCCCCAGGGATGTAGAAAGATCCAACCATGATACCAACAATGGCAGCAATTTTGAAAAACCAAAacctattaaaaacaaaaatgcatttatGTAATGTTAATTTGAGTTCTTACACTGAGAAACATAAATTtctaaatgcaaaaataaagccTTAATAGCATTACCAAAATGAATGACTGGCTTATTCATTTGATATGAGGCTACTTCATTCAATATTTCATATAAAGGACATCAGCAGCACAGAAAGTAATGCATTCACATTTATTATAAGAGAAACATGCAAATGTAAGAATCCACTTTTAGCACTTAAAGTAAGGACTTTTCTAGAATTATGGGTTTTAATAGGATTAGTACATACAGATCCATTAACTACTAGGTTTGTGAGAAAATTTATTACAAAATCCTCCATTTATAACACAGGACATAAAAACCTTGCCCACAATCACACAGCTTATTACTAGCAAAGCCAGGGCCAAATCTGACTTTCAGTGTATcatctttttttcaatatatacatcttttagttgttgatagacctttattttacttatttatatacagtgctgagactcgaacccagtgcctcacacatgtcaggcaagtgtgctaccactgagccacagtcacaGCCCCTCAGTGTATCATCTTTAATAATTGCCTTGCATGGCAGAAGAGAAATCAATGGCTGATAGATCTCAGGCAAAATGTATTTAACCTCTGAAATTCAATTACTGCACCTATAAAAAGGGAGATTACAAGAATTTACAAAActgttttcagttttcaaatgagacatattatatatgtgtgtgtgtgtgtgtgtgtgtgtgtgtgtatgggaaaCTGGTGATCAGGAGTAGGAagcattaaaatatgtaaatcagCAGTCCATATATATATTCACTATCTTTTTCATACACTGCTTAAATGTGTCAAGTACAtgtttctgtttaaatatttaaacagcaGAAAGGAAAATGTGCGTTGTGTGTAGGGCTTAGCATAGTGTCTGACCTGTTCAAAAGTGTTCAACAGGGAcaaggatgtggcttggtggtagagtgcttgcctaatatgtgagaaaccctgggtttaatccctggcactgcattaaaaaaaaagggggggggcaatAAGATAACTCCCTATCCCCTCCATGTTGTAGGGCTCCAGCTGAAAATGACATTAACAATTTCATTtgtattataatataataatatcaaaaataCATCCGGCACACTGATTGACATATTCTACTGCTTTCATCAGAATGGGCGCATTACCTGCTGAAGGACAGGAAAGGCCACACCATAATACAATGACAAACAGTCTTACATACCCATTGTGTACTGCTGCTCTGGGATCTttacttgtttttacttttaacatGAGCAaaaagaaggcaaagaaaaaGATGGCCAAGGCAAAGTTGATCCGATATACAGCTTTAAAACCGACCAGCACATCACAATCTTTATCTGCCTTTATATCAGCCACACTGATTTTAAATCCCCCTTCGCAGAATCCAGGaatctgagggggaaaaaaaaaattccaaagttaTGGAAATGTTCATGTTAATCAGAGATTCTATTTCACCATAGGAAAGCCTAGATTTATAAAACTGACCACTTCAGCAACTGCAAGGCTggctgtgggatttttttttttttttttaatatttatcgttttttagttgtagttggacacattacctttattttattttattttatttattttaatgtggtgctgaggattgaacccagggcttcacacatgctaggtgagcactctaccgctgagctacaaccccagccccagctgtgggatttttgtcttttatttcccaCTGACCAACAATATGGTTTCCAAAGAGTATAAACAACTTGCACTCAAAAACAAAAGTGCTCTCTTCTTTGCTAATGAGGTCATCTCAATTTTCCCATGAGATTTTCCAACTATCAAAGATTCCTTCCAAAGGAGAAGGACTAATTTTGCTTAAAGTTTAAaactacaaggaaaaaaaaaaaaggcttaggatcccttttaaattctgttttctctgGGTTTTGAAACCAGAGCCTGAATCTGTTCATTCTGACCACCTTTATATCTGAAAAAGGACTAATGTCCTAACAACCAAGTCTTGGCTacactcaaaaaaatttaaatacataaaattaaaattacaatgatcttgactgAATATAACAGTAAAAAcaattaaactgaaaataaaatttaaaaaggatctTATCCatctactacaaaaaaaattttttttaaaaatagtcagcATGTTAAGGGTACTGTTATTTCTACTTACCTTCTTCAGCTGAGTTTCCATCCCTTCCGTCAGCATGATACAGGACACAGCAGTTCCCAAGAGGAGAATAAAAGCATAGATGAGTCGAGTCACAGTGGAATTTTTAGTGTTGGGGCAGCAACTACACAACAAGCATGATGCGCCACTGCAGAGGCAGGGGACCTGCAGAGAAAACATCACAAGCAGTCTGAGATCTCCTTCAGTGCTCTGGAGTCAAAGTTATCTCTGCCACTTTACCTCAGCAAGTTACATAATCTAGTTctatttctccatctgtaaaatggatctaACAACAGAATTTTCCTCTCttccactttgctgaattaaaaATGAGCATTTAACATAGTGTCTAAAACAAAGAGCCCAATAATTATatccagagagcatatttt from Ictidomys tridecemlineatus isolate mIctTri1 chromosome 5, mIctTri1.hap1, whole genome shotgun sequence includes:
- the Serinc3 gene encoding serine incorporator 3 → MGAVLGVFSLASWVPCLCSGASCLLCSCCPNTKNSTVTRLIYAFILLLGTAVSCIMLTEGMETQLKKIPGFCEGGFKISVADIKADKDCDVLVGFKAVYRINFALAIFFFAFFLLMLKVKTSKDPRAAVHNGFWFFKIAAIVGIMVGSFYIPGGSFTSVWFVFGMVGAAFFILIQLVLLVDFAHSWNESWVSRMEEGNPRVWYAALLSVTTFFYVMSIIVVGLFYTYYTKPDGCTENKFFISINLILCIVVSIISIHPKIQEHQPRSGLLQSSVITLYTLYLTWSAMTNEPDRSCNPTLLSIITHIASPTMTPANSTVVVPTSAPPSKKAHFLDAENLLGLAVFVFCLLYSSIRTSSNSQVNKLTLSGSDSVILGDTNASGANDEEDGQPRRAVDNEKEGVQYSYSFFHLMLCLASLYIMMTLTSWYSPDAKFQNVTSKWPAVWVKITSSWVCLLLYVWTLVAPLVLTSRDFS